TTCAGACAATAAACGCTTCCGTAACTTGTCTCGTGAGCATAATGATTTAACTGAAATTACTAGTGTTTGGAAGAAATATACCCAAGCAGAACAGGACATTGAAACCGCTGAAGCGATGCTATCTGATCCTGACTTTAAGGAAATGGCTCAGGAAGAGATTCAAGAAAATAAAGCTTTAATCAGCTCACTTGAAGCTGACTTGAATATTTTAATGATTCCGAAAGATCCGAATGATGCCAACTCGGCTTATTTAGAAATTCGTGCAGGAACAGGTGGTGACGAAGCTGCGATTTTCTCAGGTGACTTATATCGTATGTATAGTAAATATGCTGAATCGCAAGGTTGGCGTATTGAAGTACTGTCTGAAAATGAAGGCGAGCATGGTGGCTATAAAGAAGTCATTTGCTTGGTCAATGGTGAAGGCGTTTACGGTCGCTTGAAATTTGAAAGTGGTGCGCATCGTGTACAACGTGTGCCTGCAACTGAATCTCAAGGTCGTGTGCATACATCTGCATGTACTGTAGCAATTTTGCCTGAAATTGATGTGGATACCACAGTCGATATTAATCCATCTGATTTACGTATTGATACCTACCGTGCCTCAGGTGCAGGTGGTCAGCATATTAACAAAACCGACTCTGCGGTCCGTATTACCCATCTTCCAACAGGCACCGTAGTGGAATGTCAGGACGAACGTTCACAGCATAAAAACAAAGCCAAAGCGATGGCTTTATTGGCATCACGTTTAGAAAATGCCAAACGTGCTGCGGCTGATGCGGCAACTTCTGAAATGCGCCGTGATTTGGTCGGTTCAGGGGATCGTTCAGAACGTATTCGTACTTATAACTATCCGCAAGGGCGGATGACCGACCATCGTATTAATTTAACTTTGTATAAGTTAGATGCCGTGATGGAAGGGGATTTAACCGAACTTTTAGACAGTTTACATCGTGAATATCAAGCCGATCAGTTGGCAATGCTCGCACAACAGAATGGTGGTTAATTGAATATTGCACAGGCTTTGGCCTTACGTGGTG
The sequence above is drawn from the Acinetobacter lanii genome and encodes:
- the prfA gene encoding peptide chain release factor 1, with the translated sequence MKESLRLRLDQLCDRHEELEALLADVEVISDNKRFRNLSREHNDLTEITSVWKKYTQAEQDIETAEAMLSDPDFKEMAQEEIQENKALISSLEADLNILMIPKDPNDANSAYLEIRAGTGGDEAAIFSGDLYRMYSKYAESQGWRIEVLSENEGEHGGYKEVICLVNGEGVYGRLKFESGAHRVQRVPATESQGRVHTSACTVAILPEIDVDTTVDINPSDLRIDTYRASGAGGQHINKTDSAVRITHLPTGTVVECQDERSQHKNKAKAMALLASRLENAKRAAADAATSEMRRDLVGSGDRSERIRTYNYPQGRMTDHRINLTLYKLDAVMEGDLTELLDSLHREYQADQLAMLAQQNGG